In Xanthomonas sacchari, a genomic segment contains:
- a CDS encoding GH92 family glycosyl hydrolase: MSICPRFAHLPESSRRWLASVVASALLCAGTGAACAAETDFASSFERGEPAPAAQSDKTGVSVVIGNGPEQPYAAKAGMGYTGLHALHYRANVAGRAQLFAVDLPVETDTVLSWMVLPEIVDGDTVASTGVTVDLLFDDGRRLSELGMEDQHGAPVSAAGQAASKTLYPQQWAFKQVRLGTVTALRGRRIRAIELQVRPGAGKVASGWIDDVAVRRVPAPQAARRPSDEVVTTRGTQSNGTFSRGNNIPATAMPHGFNFWVPATDAGTLSWLYRWNEQNGDDNRPRLQALSISHEPSPWMGDRQTFQVMPSATRGVPEADRAKRALSFSHDHEEARPHLYRVDFDNGIRAELTPSERAAIFRFRFPEGSDANLLFDNIDARGGLTLDAATQTLRGYSDTRSGLSNGATRLFVYARFDRPWIASGKIATGRATGYVKFAPGADRTVVMRIATSLISVEQAQRNLQQEIGDAGFEVVQARAQDAWDAVLGRVQVQGASHDQRVTMYSNLYRLFLYPNIAHENVGDAAHPDWRHADQNRWSKDNAGGDAERTSAPILPGKVYVNNGFWDTFRTSWPAYALFAPEQAGAMIEGFLQQYRDGGWVARWSSPGYADLMVGTSSDVAFADAWLKGVRGFDAKEAYAAGLRNATVVPPVSNVGRKGLARSMYRGYAANDVHEGLSWTLEGALNDFGLAQMGQALAEQEQDPQQAQRYREEAEYFQARATEYVSLFDPATRFFRGRTPAGEWDAPAARFDPRVWGGDYTEANAWTFAFTTLHDAAGLAGLLGGEDAMAARLDELFATPETADKRFAGSYRGVIHEMTEARDVRMGMYAHSNQPSHHLPWMYVAAGQPWKTQRLTREVLRRLYLGSEIGQGYPGDEDNGEMSAWYLFAMLGLYPLRMGAPEYVIGSPAFPRAEVDLGNGHKLVVIARNNSARNVYVQSLTLNGKPWNKAWLRHADIADGATLEFVMGATPSRWGSGADALPPSLTPPGSAPRGLEDVASQAVAVSLQGQSRAAALIDDDATTALPLPADASVDLRFDKPMHATHYTLTSADSALSGLAWTLEGRNADGAWTTLDQRRAQRFAWARQLRPFRIARPGAYSAYRLRIEAGDGISLAEIELLQPVTRQAMP; the protein is encoded by the coding sequence ATGTCAATTTGCCCGCGCTTCGCGCACTTGCCTGAATCCTCACGCCGATGGTTGGCGTCGGTCGTCGCCTCGGCGCTCCTGTGCGCGGGCACCGGCGCGGCATGCGCGGCCGAAACCGACTTTGCGTCCTCGTTCGAGCGCGGCGAACCTGCACCGGCGGCGCAGTCTGACAAAACCGGCGTGAGCGTCGTCATCGGCAACGGCCCCGAACAGCCCTACGCGGCCAAGGCCGGCATGGGTTATACCGGCCTGCATGCGCTGCACTATCGCGCCAATGTGGCCGGGCGCGCGCAGCTGTTTGCGGTCGATCTCCCAGTAGAAACGGACACGGTGCTGTCGTGGATGGTGCTGCCGGAGATCGTCGACGGCGATACGGTGGCCTCGACCGGCGTGACGGTGGATCTGCTGTTCGACGACGGGCGCCGCTTGTCCGAGTTGGGCATGGAGGATCAGCACGGTGCGCCGGTCAGTGCGGCGGGGCAGGCGGCGTCGAAGACGCTGTATCCGCAGCAGTGGGCGTTCAAGCAGGTGCGGCTGGGCACCGTGACGGCGCTGCGCGGCAGGCGCATCCGCGCGATCGAGCTGCAGGTACGGCCGGGGGCCGGCAAGGTGGCGTCGGGTTGGATCGATGATGTCGCGGTGCGGCGCGTGCCCGCGCCGCAGGCGGCGCGGCGGCCCAGCGACGAGGTGGTGACCACGCGCGGGACGCAGTCCAACGGCACGTTTTCGCGCGGCAACAACATTCCGGCCACGGCGATGCCGCATGGCTTCAATTTCTGGGTGCCGGCGACCGATGCGGGAACGCTGAGCTGGCTGTACCGCTGGAACGAGCAGAACGGCGACGACAACCGGCCGCGGCTGCAGGCGCTGTCGATCAGCCATGAACCCAGCCCGTGGATGGGCGATCGCCAGACCTTCCAGGTGATGCCCTCGGCCACGCGCGGGGTGCCGGAGGCGGACCGCGCGAAGCGTGCGTTGTCGTTCAGTCACGACCACGAGGAGGCGCGCCCGCATCTGTACCGGGTGGATTTCGACAACGGCATCCGTGCGGAGCTGACGCCGAGCGAGCGGGCGGCGATCTTCCGCTTCCGCTTTCCCGAGGGCAGCGATGCCAATCTGCTGTTCGACAACATCGACGCGCGTGGCGGGCTGACCCTGGATGCTGCGACGCAGACGCTGCGCGGCTATTCGGATACGCGCAGCGGCCTGTCCAACGGCGCCACGCGCCTGTTCGTATATGCGCGCTTCGACCGTCCGTGGATCGCCAGCGGCAAGATCGCCACGGGTCGCGCCACCGGCTACGTGAAGTTCGCGCCGGGTGCGGACCGCACGGTGGTGATGCGGATCGCCACTTCGCTGATCTCGGTGGAGCAGGCGCAGCGCAATCTGCAGCAGGAGATCGGCGACGCCGGGTTCGAGGTGGTGCAGGCGCGTGCGCAGGATGCGTGGGACGCGGTGCTGGGGCGGGTGCAGGTGCAGGGCGCCAGCCACGACCAGCGGGTCACGATGTACTCCAATCTGTACCGGCTGTTCCTGTATCCGAACATCGCCCACGAGAACGTCGGCGACGCGGCGCATCCGGACTGGCGGCATGCCGACCAGAACCGTTGGTCCAAGGACAACGCCGGCGGCGACGCCGAGCGCACCTCGGCGCCGATCCTGCCGGGCAAGGTCTACGTCAACAACGGCTTCTGGGACACCTTCCGCACCAGTTGGCCGGCCTATGCGCTGTTCGCGCCCGAGCAGGCCGGGGCGATGATCGAGGGCTTCTTGCAGCAGTACCGCGACGGCGGCTGGGTGGCGCGCTGGTCCTCGCCGGGCTATGCGGACCTGATGGTCGGCACCAGTTCCGACGTCGCCTTCGCCGATGCCTGGCTGAAGGGCGTGCGCGGCTTCGATGCGAAGGAGGCCTATGCGGCGGGGCTGCGCAATGCCACGGTGGTTCCGCCGGTGTCGAACGTCGGCCGCAAGGGCCTAGCGCGCTCGATGTACCGCGGCTACGCTGCCAACGACGTGCACGAAGGGCTGTCGTGGACGCTGGAGGGCGCGCTCAACGATTTCGGCCTTGCGCAGATGGGGCAGGCGCTGGCGGAACAGGAACAGGATCCGCAGCAGGCGCAGCGCTACCGCGAGGAAGCCGAGTACTTCCAGGCGCGCGCCACCGAATACGTGTCGCTGTTCGACCCCGCTACCCGCTTCTTCCGCGGGCGCACGCCGGCCGGCGAGTGGGATGCGCCGGCGGCGCGCTTCGATCCGCGCGTATGGGGCGGCGACTACACCGAGGCCAATGCCTGGACCTTCGCCTTCACCACGCTGCACGACGCGGCCGGCCTGGCCGGGTTGCTGGGCGGCGAGGACGCGATGGCCGCCCGCTTGGACGAACTCTTCGCCACGCCCGAGACCGCGGACAAACGCTTTGCCGGCAGCTACCGCGGCGTCATCCACGAGATGACCGAGGCGCGCGACGTGCGCATGGGCATGTACGCGCACAGCAATCAGCCCTCGCACCATCTGCCGTGGATGTACGTGGCGGCTGGGCAGCCGTGGAAGACCCAGCGTCTCACCCGCGAGGTGCTGCGCCGGCTTTACCTGGGCAGCGAGATCGGCCAGGGCTACCCGGGCGACGAGGACAACGGCGAGATGTCGGCGTGGTACCTGTTCGCCATGCTCGGGCTGTATCCGCTGCGCATGGGCGCGCCGGAGTACGTGATCGGTTCGCCGGCGTTCCCGCGCGCCGAGGTCGACCTCGGCAACGGCCACAAGTTGGTGGTGATCGCCCGCAACAACAGTGCACGCAACGTGTACGTGCAGTCGCTCACGCTCAACGGCAAGCCGTGGAACAAGGCCTGGCTGCGCCATGCGGACATCGCCGACGGCGCCACGCTGGAGTTCGTGATGGGCGCGACGCCCTCGCGCTGGGGCAGTGGCGCCGACGCATTGCCGCCGTCGCTGACGCCGCCGGGCAGCGCGCCGCGCGGACTGGAGGATGTGGCCTCGCAGGCCGTCGCGGTGTCGCTGCAAGGACAGTCCAGGGCTGCGGCCTTGATCGACGACGACGCGACGACGGCGTTGCCCCTACCGGCCGACGCCAGTGTCGACCTGCGCTTCGACAAGCCGATGCATGCCACGCACTACACGCTGACCAGCGCCGACAGCGCCTTGTCCGGCCTGGCGTGGACGCTGGAAGGGCGCAACGCCGATGGCGCGTGGACCACGCTGGACCAGCGGCGTGCGCAGCGCTTCGCCTGGGCGCGGCAACTGCGGCCGTTCCGCATTGCGCGCCCGGGCGCCTACTCCGCGTACCGGCTACGCATCGAGGCGGGCGACGGCATTTCGCTGGCCGAAATCGAACTCTTGCAGCCGGTGACGCGGCAGGCCATGCCGTGA
- a CDS encoding TonB-dependent receptor, with protein sequence MDRVAAALAQPINLWERMIEMNCMPFARNRSTLSAGIAIALFASAASTTAFAQQADGTPAPAGQPELQATDLDAVTVTGYRYAIEKSLEQKRNANAVVDVITAEDVGKFPDKNVADALQRVPGVVISRDGGEGKNVSVRGLSSELVLTELNGNYIATAESNGDPTRSFNYTLLPSNLLGSAELYKTPEARIDEGGIGGTVILQTRRPLELESNSGFVSAEGVWSDTSKKTDGQFSGSYSWHDQDNRFGVFVGYTQQKRTARTLNASTESWQWYGRDEGGPAVDVNGNPSDFNANWWGGTGFWDQNGRYYTRFMMPTAVSLDVKQEQRERKGGQLTLQFKPTDDLTLTANYFRFDLSQNSQTNTVKIPEWNIARYYGDGNWRGGRLLDGLQFDPSGTIVTGAAYSLHPGKTYYCSEAQAAAAGLPPGGWGSDDCTVPTPQITGSYNIEKSLSQTMDLGGEWRGEKVDVSFKAGRTWAKGGPELQFSLPIKPRRQNADGSWSNGNFASAWDLTGTPTMTFSPELMQNLRNGILQVDLGSTGSSWTRNTNQQQYAQIDTTWHIDGDFFDSLQFGLKRRDGGIHRSTGNNYWVCPGTDPSDYNNRYWNGRCNALATQFSPELLFPLDNLAGGVRSSAFPAINFPGYIGYLNNTYGAMQTRNEDNFVYNVDEKIYSTYLQLNFHTERLRGNVGVRVARTGQHADSTDKVTAYNDYFFDGADGNPLACQQGAAMPAGAPADTYCGTEGYWRLSDTQQRSESFVVSALDRNYTDVLPSFNLAYDLTENLLLRAAASKVIARPSYNAIAAPGSLEYYSPEYVADRRLTGGASEQGWYGSGSNKKLEPYKANQFDLGLEWYFQPGSVAGVGLFRKNVENFSVDVISDVNMVINGQAVTVQNYSTKAGGQDAVSQGVELYAQHTLPSGLGVQFNYTYNDASKAAVRLEDGTEVGKTAMPGSARNQTNLTVFYETDRLLLRASYNRRGELVQGLVNGLNVYEEPYYQIDLNAAYNITPALSLTASVLNLTKQESRQHLGDDTRARFYTGGYAGRLAYLGLTYKF encoded by the coding sequence CTGGATCGGGTGGCGGCCGCGCTCGCGCAGCCGATCAATCTTTGGGAGAGGATGATTGAAATGAACTGCATGCCATTCGCACGCAACCGCAGCACGCTGTCCGCCGGCATCGCCATCGCCTTGTTCGCGAGCGCCGCCTCCACCACCGCCTTCGCGCAGCAGGCCGACGGGACGCCGGCCCCCGCGGGCCAGCCCGAATTGCAGGCTACCGACCTGGACGCGGTGACGGTGACCGGCTATCGCTACGCGATCGAGAAGAGCCTGGAGCAGAAGCGCAACGCCAACGCCGTGGTCGATGTGATCACCGCCGAGGACGTCGGCAAGTTCCCCGACAAGAACGTGGCCGATGCGCTGCAGCGCGTGCCGGGCGTAGTCATCAGCCGCGATGGCGGCGAAGGCAAGAACGTCAGCGTGCGCGGTCTGTCCTCGGAGCTGGTGCTGACCGAATTGAACGGCAACTACATCGCCACCGCCGAGTCCAACGGCGACCCGACGCGCTCGTTCAACTACACGCTGCTGCCGTCGAACCTGCTGGGCAGCGCGGAGCTGTACAAGACGCCGGAAGCGCGCATCGACGAAGGCGGCATCGGCGGCACGGTGATCCTGCAGACGCGGCGCCCGCTGGAGCTGGAGTCCAATTCCGGCTTCGTCTCCGCCGAAGGCGTGTGGTCGGATACCAGCAAGAAGACCGACGGCCAGTTCTCCGGCTCGTACTCATGGCACGACCAGGACAACCGCTTCGGCGTGTTCGTCGGCTACACGCAGCAAAAGCGCACCGCACGCACGCTCAACGCCAGCACCGAGAGCTGGCAGTGGTACGGCCGCGACGAAGGCGGCCCGGCGGTCGACGTGAACGGCAATCCCTCGGACTTCAACGCCAACTGGTGGGGCGGCACCGGCTTCTGGGACCAGAACGGCAGGTACTACACCCGCTTCATGATGCCGACGGCGGTCAGCCTGGACGTCAAGCAGGAGCAGCGCGAGCGCAAGGGCGGCCAGCTGACCTTGCAGTTCAAGCCGACCGACGACCTGACCCTGACCGCGAACTATTTCCGCTTCGACCTGTCGCAGAACTCGCAGACCAATACCGTCAAGATTCCCGAGTGGAACATCGCGCGCTACTACGGCGACGGCAACTGGCGCGGCGGCCGACTGCTCGACGGGCTGCAGTTCGATCCCAGCGGCACCATCGTCACCGGTGCCGCCTACAGCCTGCATCCGGGCAAGACCTACTACTGCAGCGAGGCCCAGGCCGCCGCGGCCGGCCTGCCGCCGGGCGGCTGGGGCTCGGACGACTGCACGGTGCCGACGCCGCAGATCACCGGCAGCTACAACATCGAGAAGTCGCTGTCGCAGACGATGGACCTGGGCGGCGAATGGCGTGGCGAGAAGGTGGACGTGTCGTTCAAGGCCGGCCGCACCTGGGCCAAGGGCGGGCCGGAACTGCAGTTCTCGCTGCCGATCAAGCCGCGCCGCCAGAACGCCGACGGCAGCTGGAGCAACGGCAATTTCGCCAGCGCCTGGGACCTGACCGGCACGCCGACCATGACCTTCTCGCCGGAGCTGATGCAGAACCTGCGCAACGGCATCCTGCAGGTCGACCTGGGGTCGACCGGTTCGTCCTGGACCCGCAACACCAACCAGCAGCAGTACGCGCAGATCGATACCACCTGGCATATCGACGGCGATTTCTTCGACTCGCTGCAGTTCGGCCTCAAGCGCCGCGATGGCGGCATCCACCGCAGCACCGGCAACAACTATTGGGTGTGCCCGGGCACCGACCCCAGCGACTACAACAACCGCTACTGGAACGGACGCTGCAATGCCCTGGCCACGCAGTTCTCGCCGGAGTTGCTGTTCCCGCTGGACAACCTGGCCGGCGGAGTCAGGTCCAGCGCGTTCCCGGCGATCAACTTCCCGGGCTACATCGGCTACTTGAACAACACCTACGGCGCGATGCAGACCCGCAACGAGGACAACTTCGTCTACAACGTCGACGAGAAGATCTACTCGACCTACCTGCAGCTCAACTTCCACACCGAGCGCCTGCGCGGCAATGTCGGCGTGCGGGTGGCGCGCACCGGCCAGCATGCCGATTCCACCGACAAGGTGACCGCCTACAACGACTACTTCTTCGACGGCGCCGACGGCAACCCGCTGGCCTGCCAGCAGGGCGCCGCCATGCCCGCCGGCGCGCCGGCCGACACCTACTGCGGTACCGAAGGCTACTGGCGCCTGTCGGACACCCAGCAGCGCAGCGAGTCGTTCGTGGTCAGCGCGCTGGACCGCAACTACACCGATGTGCTGCCCAGCTTCAACCTGGCCTACGATCTGACCGAGAACCTGCTGCTGCGCGCAGCGGCGTCGAAGGTGATCGCACGGCCCAGCTACAACGCCATCGCCGCACCTGGCAGCCTGGAGTACTACAGCCCCGAATACGTGGCCGACCGGCGCCTGACCGGCGGCGCCAGCGAGCAGGGCTGGTACGGCTCGGGCAGCAACAAGAAACTGGAGCCGTACAAGGCCAACCAGTTCGACCTGGGGCTGGAGTGGTATTTCCAGCCGGGCTCGGTGGCGGGCGTGGGGCTGTTCCGCAAGAACGTGGAGAACTTCTCGGTCGACGTGATCAGCGACGTGAACATGGTGATCAACGGCCAGGCGGTCACGGTGCAAAACTACAGCACCAAGGCCGGTGGCCAGGATGCGGTGTCGCAGGGCGTGGAGCTGTATGCGCAGCACACGCTGCCGTCCGGCCTCGGCGTGCAGTTCAACTACACCTACAACGATGCCAGCAAGGCGGCGGTGCGGCTGGAGGACGGTACCGAGGTCGGCAAGACCGCCATGCCCGGCAGCGCCAGGAACCAGACCAATCTCACCGTGTTCTACGAGACCGACCGCCTGCTGCTGCGCGCCTCGTACAACCGTCGCGGCGAGCTGGTGCAGGGCCTGGTCAACGGGTTGAACGTGTACGAGGAGCCGTACTACCAGATCGATCTGAACGCGGCGTACAACATCACCCCGGCGCTGAGCCTCACCGCGTCGGTGCTGAACCTGACCAAGCAGGAGTCGCGCCAGCACCTGGGCGACGACACCCGGGCGCGCTTCTACACCGGCGGCTACGCCGGGCGGCTGGCGTACCTGGGGCTGACCTACAAGTTCTAA
- a CDS encoding GH92 family glycosyl hydrolase, whose amino-acid sequence MTSSPLPSLLRTLALSLLLTTPALAAAPRLSAEVNTFIGSKDDGNTFPGASAPFGMIQVSPIGAHYAGWRYDDPQIRGFGHSFLSGAGCWEQGGQVSVLPVTGRIGPGGEFDTGDPKSFDHTRYGARYQHDGERGQAGYYKVRLTDYGGIDAEATALTRAAAERYTFSTSGDGHVLVNIGQANARHTVTGSTLTVVGDRVVEGKLVTQSFCGGHQYTTWFRLEFDRPFKAFGTWGEAGGVPGSRHGMEGEGKPSGAWLTFDLGKDRSVTAISAISHVDAEGARNNLHSEGMANGRLLGFDAMRARAQQAWDKELASVRVHGGSGDDRMVFYTALYHALLQPLTGSDADGRYRGYDDGIHRADGWTYHEYFSLWDTYRSQNQLLALLRPQRAADIARSILAINAQGGWLPRWGYANFETNVMTGDPVTPFLVDLWRFGALQGREAEAYAALRRNAFEMPPLNSRHAGRSGNANYLAQGFVEYDRAFPSKGMDVDPHHGGSATLEYALADCALSAMAGALGHAEDAAVLNRRGRNWRSIWDPSVRDVQTGFTGFPRPRTEDGAWYTPPDGRYDPRSQHGFHEGTAWQYQWLAQQDVPGLVQAMHGPEQTARRLDAFFAYDALLADPAGAARKQWVVGPYSYYSQFRYNPNNEPDLHAPWMYTLIGQPWKTSTVLHAAQTLFTNAPNGVTGNDDLGTMSAWYLFSVIGLYPAVPGTGQFLLHAPRFSRVDLDVGPGRTLRIDAPQAGDGTLRYVGGVSLDGRAHAPVWLDWAQLRQGGRLRFDLRDAPQPQGWGTQPQDLPVSPCAAPTTTASLRWR is encoded by the coding sequence ATGACGTCTTCCCCGCTGCCTTCCCTGCTGCGCACGCTCGCCTTGTCCCTGCTGTTGACCACACCGGCGCTGGCCGCCGCGCCGCGGCTCAGCGCCGAGGTCAACACCTTCATCGGCAGCAAGGACGACGGCAACACCTTCCCCGGCGCGTCCGCACCGTTCGGGATGATCCAGGTCAGCCCGATCGGCGCGCACTACGCCGGCTGGCGCTACGACGATCCGCAGATCCGCGGCTTCGGCCATTCCTTCCTGTCCGGCGCCGGTTGCTGGGAACAGGGTGGGCAGGTCTCGGTGCTGCCGGTGACCGGGCGCATCGGTCCCGGCGGCGAGTTCGATACGGGCGATCCGAAGTCCTTCGACCACACCCGCTACGGTGCGCGCTACCAGCACGACGGCGAGCGCGGCCAGGCCGGCTACTACAAGGTGCGGCTGACCGATTACGGCGGCATCGACGCCGAGGCCACCGCGCTGACCCGCGCCGCGGCCGAGCGCTATACCTTTTCCACATCGGGCGATGGCCATGTGCTGGTCAACATCGGCCAGGCCAACGCCCGCCACACGGTCACCGGCAGCACCCTGACCGTCGTGGGCGACCGCGTGGTGGAAGGCAAGCTGGTGACGCAGAGCTTCTGCGGCGGCCACCAGTACACCACCTGGTTCCGCCTGGAGTTCGATCGCCCGTTCAAGGCCTTCGGCACCTGGGGCGAGGCCGGCGGCGTGCCGGGATCGCGCCATGGCATGGAGGGCGAGGGCAAGCCCAGCGGCGCGTGGCTCACCTTCGACCTGGGCAAGGACCGCTCGGTCACCGCCATCTCGGCGATCTCGCACGTGGATGCCGAGGGCGCGCGCAACAATCTGCACAGCGAGGGCATGGCCAACGGCCGCCTGCTCGGCTTCGATGCCATGCGCGCCCGCGCGCAGCAGGCGTGGGACAAGGAGTTGGCCAGCGTGCGCGTGCACGGCGGCAGTGGCGACGACCGCATGGTGTTCTATACCGCGCTGTACCACGCGCTGCTGCAGCCACTCACCGGCAGCGACGCCGACGGCCGCTACCGTGGCTACGACGACGGCATCCACCGCGCCGACGGCTGGACCTACCACGAGTATTTCTCGCTGTGGGACACCTACCGCTCGCAGAACCAGTTGCTGGCGCTGCTGCGGCCGCAGCGCGCCGCCGACATCGCCCGCTCGATCCTGGCGATCAATGCACAAGGCGGCTGGCTGCCGCGCTGGGGCTACGCCAACTTCGAGACCAACGTGATGACCGGCGATCCGGTCACGCCGTTCCTGGTCGACCTGTGGCGCTTCGGCGCGCTGCAGGGGCGCGAGGCCGAGGCCTACGCCGCGCTGCGCCGCAACGCCTTCGAGATGCCGCCGTTGAACTCGCGGCATGCCGGGCGTTCCGGTAATGCCAACTACCTGGCGCAGGGCTTCGTGGAGTACGACCGCGCGTTCCCGTCCAAGGGCATGGACGTCGATCCGCACCATGGCGGCTCGGCGACGCTGGAGTACGCATTGGCCGACTGCGCGCTGTCGGCCATGGCCGGCGCGCTGGGCCATGCCGAGGACGCGGCGGTGCTGAACCGACGCGGGCGCAACTGGCGTTCGATCTGGGATCCGTCGGTGCGCGATGTGCAGACCGGTTTCACCGGCTTCCCGCGGCCGCGTACCGAGGACGGTGCGTGGTACACGCCGCCGGACGGCCGTTACGACCCGCGCTCGCAGCACGGCTTCCACGAAGGCACGGCCTGGCAGTACCAGTGGCTGGCGCAGCAGGACGTGCCGGGGCTGGTGCAGGCGATGCACGGGCCCGAGCAGACCGCGCGGCGCCTGGACGCGTTCTTCGCCTACGACGCGCTGCTGGCCGATCCGGCCGGCGCCGCACGCAAGCAATGGGTGGTGGGGCCGTACAGCTACTACAGCCAGTTCCGCTACAACCCCAACAACGAGCCCGACCTGCATGCGCCGTGGATGTACACGCTGATCGGCCAGCCGTGGAAGACCAGCACCGTGCTGCATGCGGCGCAGACGCTGTTCACCAATGCGCCGAACGGCGTCACCGGCAACGACGACCTGGGCACGATGTCGGCGTGGTATCTGTTCAGCGTCATCGGCCTGTATCCGGCGGTGCCGGGCACCGGCCAGTTCCTGCTGCACGCGCCGCGCTTCTCGCGCGTCGACCTGGACGTGGGGCCCGGCCGCACGCTGCGCATCGACGCGCCGCAGGCCGGCGACGGCACGCTGCGCTACGTCGGTGGCGTGTCGCTGGACGGCCGCGCGCACGCGCCGGTGTGGCTGGACTGGGCGCAGCTGCGCCAGGGTGGGCGCCTGCGTTTCGACCTGCGCGATGCGCCGCAACCGCAGGGCTGGGGCACGCAGCCGCAGGACCTGCCGGTGTCGCCGTGCGCGGCGCCGACCACCACTGCCAGCCTGCGCTGGCGCTGA
- a CDS encoding LacI family DNA-binding transcriptional regulator: MRQKRPPRTGSAGAAKAVKGVSRKAGPVAAEQAGKAKKAPPAAAAHDRQRVVTVTDIAEAVGVSRATVSLVLRGSPLVHADTRARVEAELKRQRYVYNRGAANLRRRTSTCVALVINDLANPFFAEFAAGVDEALGERGYVTLLGSTGESPARQQAVLGSLMEHTPAGVILSPAEGSDAAELHTVLDARANVLLFNRELAGADDWGFLGLDNQRGAQLATEHLIALGHRRIAFYGGHADSSSCRQRRAGHAQAMRQAGLPIDQAWLIESAPNRLEAAARHGELFARDAPPTAAVCYNDTVALGLMLGLLARGIRPGQDFAVTGFDDIPEAAVSTPALTTLAAQPRARGRQAAQLVLERLDAAAPPRRTIVPVSLSVRESSGAPIAPARA; encoded by the coding sequence ATGCGCCAGAAGCGTCCACCTCGAACCGGATCCGCAGGCGCTGCCAAGGCCGTCAAGGGCGTGTCGCGCAAGGCGGGGCCGGTCGCGGCGGAGCAGGCCGGCAAGGCCAAGAAGGCCCCACCGGCTGCCGCCGCGCACGACCGCCAGCGCGTGGTGACCGTCACCGACATCGCCGAGGCGGTCGGCGTTTCGCGCGCCACCGTCTCGCTGGTGCTGCGCGGCAGCCCGTTGGTACATGCCGACACGCGCGCGCGGGTGGAGGCGGAACTGAAGCGGCAGCGCTACGTCTACAACCGCGGCGCAGCCAATCTGCGCCGGCGCACCTCGACCTGCGTGGCCCTGGTCATCAACGACCTGGCCAATCCGTTCTTCGCCGAATTCGCTGCCGGCGTGGACGAGGCGCTGGGCGAGCGAGGCTACGTGACCCTGCTCGGCAGCACCGGCGAATCGCCCGCGCGGCAGCAAGCGGTGTTGGGCTCGCTGATGGAACACACCCCGGCCGGGGTGATCCTGTCGCCGGCCGAGGGCAGCGACGCGGCCGAATTGCACACGGTGCTGGACGCCCGCGCGAACGTGCTGCTGTTCAACCGCGAACTCGCCGGTGCCGACGACTGGGGCTTCCTCGGCCTGGACAACCAGCGCGGCGCGCAACTGGCCACCGAGCACCTGATCGCGCTCGGTCACCGCCGCATCGCCTTCTACGGCGGCCATGCCGATTCCAGTTCCTGCCGGCAGCGTCGTGCCGGCCACGCGCAGGCGATGCGGCAGGCCGGGCTGCCGATCGACCAGGCCTGGCTGATCGAGTCGGCGCCCAATCGCCTGGAAGCGGCCGCGCGCCACGGCGAACTGTTCGCCCGCGACGCGCCGCCGACCGCGGCGGTTTGCTACAACGACACCGTCGCGTTGGGCCTGATGCTGGGCCTGCTCGCGCGTGGCATTCGCCCCGGCCAGGACTTCGCGGTCACCGGTTTCGACGACATCCCCGAGGCCGCGGTGAGCACGCCCGCGCTGACCACGCTCGCCGCGCAGCCGCGCGCGCGTGGCCGTCAGGCGGCGCAGCTGGTGCTGGAGCGGCTGGACGCGGCCGCTCCACCGCGCAGGACGATCGTGCCGGTGAGTCTGTCGGTGCGCGAGAGCAGCGGAGCGCCGATCGCGCCCGCGCGCGCCTAG
- a CDS encoding DUF2231 domain-containing protein yields the protein MHLQTAPRRSVVANAFYGLLNPIPFGCFVAALIFDIVYARSGVILWTKAAAWLIAIGLVIAIVPRLINLVQVWITARRSVLPVERLDFWLNLLAIVAAIFNSFVHSRDAYAVVPAGLWLSIATVTLLAIGHVLIAIRTTPREGYAHG from the coding sequence ATGCATCTGCAGACTGCACCGCGCCGTTCCGTGGTGGCCAACGCCTTCTACGGCCTGCTCAATCCCATTCCGTTCGGCTGCTTCGTGGCTGCACTGATCTTCGACATCGTCTACGCCCGCAGCGGGGTGATCCTGTGGACCAAGGCGGCGGCCTGGCTGATCGCGATCGGGCTGGTCATCGCCATCGTGCCGCGTCTGATCAATCTGGTGCAGGTCTGGATCACCGCGCGGCGCTCCGTGCTGCCGGTGGAACGGCTCGACTTCTGGTTGAACCTGCTCGCCATCGTCGCCGCCATCTTCAATTCCTTTGTGCACAGCCGCGACGCGTATGCGGTGGTCCCGGCAGGGCTCTGGCTCTCGATCGCCACGGTCACGCTGTTGGCGATCGGGCATGTGCTCATCGCCATCCGCACCACGCCACGCGAGGGCTACGCCCATGGCTAA